A window of Dysidea avara chromosome 1, odDysAvar1.4, whole genome shotgun sequence genomic DNA:
ACTTATTTGAAGATTTTGTCATTAATGATAGTATCACCATTCATCATCATCCTCCTCAGTGATCATTCATGTTATATGGAAGAATGAACAACTGCATAAAAAGTATTACCTCTTTGTTGCCAACTTATTGCTCAGTGACATAGTTTCTACTGGGAGATATGGTCTTGAAATATTACTAATGGTGCTCTACTTGTTTGATATACCAGTAGATAGGAAGGCTTTTAGTGTCTTCTTTATTATCCTTACAATTCCAAGACAGGCAACATGTTCGATATTTGTTCTTCTGGCTATTGATCGCTTTATCAGTGTCAATTATCCGTATCGTTACAGAAACATCATGACAACTAGAGTAGCCTGCATGCTTCTTGTTGCTTTGTGGCTGATAACGGCTGCCTATGTTATCACTGTGGGATTCATGTCACCTCTGTCACTTGTAAGACCATTTGGAATTTTTGTCACAACCATTAACCCACTGTTATCTGCTGTATTCATATTCCCAATGGTTGCCTCAATATTAGTAGTGCTGTTAACTAATGCTTACCTATACTACACCACTGTACAGTCAAATAAGAAGTTGCAACAGAGGCTGAAGTTAGATGGTGATGCATATGAAATCAGCAGAATACGAAGACTGCTACACAACCTTAGAATGCAAGCCAAGCCCACTCTATCTCTTCTGATTCTGGGAGGCATCGATTGTGTTATAAACATCTTACGATCTGTTACCATAATTTTGATAACAGCGTATATTCCATCTGCTATAATAAGTACACGTGCGTACATTTTTCAGGTACTTTCTCCCTTAGAATGGTGTCGGCTGATATCTCATTCCTTTGTGTACGGTGTGTACATGAAGGACATTAGAATGCAGCTAAGAAAGTATCCATTTTATCAAAGATTACAAAGAATGTTTACATCAAAGCATGGCAAAGTCACTGTGCTACGTCCAGAGTAGACAGTGATGAAAATGAAACATTTGATTGTGGCGTAACAATTAACATACTTAATACCCTTGCACAATGTAATTTGTTGTATGTACTGTTTGCACACTATTTGCACAAAACACACATGCATTATAACTGTGGAGTGGTTGCTTTATTAGGGTACACAGATAGCCTGTCATGAATAATTAATTATGGGCTTTACTCAAACTACTGGAGACTTGGTATTTGGTTCATGCAAAGTACTAAATTGACGAAAACGTACATGCATAGCTATTGCCATGATCAGTTGTGAAAATCCAGTTCTTCTGTTTATCTGTAGAAATCTCCAGCTTAAACTTGCAGCTGCTAAAGGCCAGCTTTGGTGCTTgtatatacaaaattaatacaaaaggaaattatatctaatccaaaaggGACGTGGCCTTTAGAAATTGACTAGTGTGAAAAAATGATatcaaaggtagcagccaagaaatgactgcaatgacaTTATGATTATCCTGTCAATTGATTTGTCACATCACAAATTAAATGACATGCCACCTTTGACATCACATCTTTTCATACCTGTCAATTTTGAAAGGCCAtgcctttttcacagcttagctgttttggattagatagacaGCTACCTGAAATCTGAAGTGTTCTGATGAAATACAGATCATTAAGATCATGAGATGTTAAGATGCATGATTTAACCTTCCCCATTGTACAACATAGTAGTTTTTATTAGAACGCACTATAATTGCTTACTAGTAAAATGTCTCCTATACAAACCAACTAATACATACATCATTCTGGTTTGGCAAACAATTGTGCCATAAATAGTTTTACAGGCTTTTCCTTCATATTAGTCAGAGACTTAGTATCTGTTTTTTTGTCACTCAAAATCTTTTTGTACATCCACCCAGGGCTGTCTATGTAGACAAGATTTTTGATGCCATCATCATTCTCTAGATCAAGGGTGTTCAACTGATACCAAATAAAATGGAATCGTTTGCCACAAGCGATTATCGCCTGTGCTGGTACCGGTGTTTCCAGGATATCACCAAATCTTTTACCCTGTCTCTCAGTTAAATCTGTGACTAGGTGAGTAAAGAGATACAGCAAAGCCTTTTGGATTATTTGTTCTGCAGGCCAGCTATACAGGTCCACTAAGACCATCGTGTGCAAGTGAGGAAACGGAGGTGACCCTGTAAAACCTGATAAGTAGGTTTGTGGCAATGCTTCTTCAGTTTCTGCCAAGTCAAAAAATGGTGGGTTAGGATGCATCGACTCCAGCTGAACTTTGGCACTCTCTTCTACTGTTGAGTGATCAAAAATTCTAGAAAGAGGCTTCTTCGACATTAGAAAACTGGCCTGCTTGCCATGAACAGTGACCTTAGAGCCATATCGCTCCCAGGTAGACGTTATGAATGGTTTATCACCAATAAAAAGCTCAGATAGATGAGGATACTGCTTAGAATAAGCACAACTAACTACCCTGAGAAAGTTCTGCATTAAGGCGAACCGATATTGGGGAGGCGTTTTGCGTTTCTTCCTTTTTCCAATCCTTGTTATAACAAACTCGCCTTGTGCTTCAAACCCTTTAGCTTCTAGTACGGCTTTTTCAAATGGTGCAACCATATCTTGTGCATCTATTGATTCTAGCAATCTTTCCACAGAAGGTGGTCTGTTTTCTACCCTCTGGGTCTTGGTCAAAAGGTACGCTTGTTTGTCTGCGTACAAAGTCTTTATATACCTATGGTAGACGTAGGATACTTCTTCCTGAACAGCGCAGTAGTTTCGCGCAAGCTTTAACGACTGCTCCATTCTTGTAAGCATCTTTATTACTGATCCTCACCACCTCGAGGATAACAACTTATGCGCGCGTGTTAGAAAAATGCGCTTCTGATTGAacttaatttatttttaatgtGCGTTTGCAATAGTTCAAATTACGAAATTTAATGTACAATCCGTATTTGTCCCGGAAGTGTATCCTCATTGTCAAAGAAGTGCTCTAGTTGGGCGAATATCACGCTATCTTTTCGTTTGGTGAATAAGCCTTCTCACCCAATAGATGTCTGGACACTTAGGAGTCCGAACGGCATAGCAATGGATGAGGGTGTTCCAAATAAAGCGCGTATGACACCGAGTATGCCTCCGCGAAATATCAGACGCGCTGGATGCGAGAACTACTTTCCTGCTGTCCCAGACGACGTAAGCCTAGATGAAATGTTGAGCTTGGCGTGCAGGCAAGGAAAGCAAGACATCGTTGAATTATTGCTAGAGAGTGGAGCGAATGTGAACCACCGTAACAAGGCGGGAAACACTCCACTACTTGAAGCATGTAGCCAGGGACATGTGAATGCCGCGCGAATGTTACTGGACCGCGGAGCAGACCTGGACACACCAACAGAAACAACCTTGGACAGTGCCCTGACATGGGCTTGTACCCTTGGTAACGAGAAAGTTGTAGAACTATTGTTGTCTTGGAATACAAATGTTGAACACAGAACTAAGGATGGTTGTACTGCACTGATGTTTGCGTCATTAGCAGGTCACATTGAAGTGGCCAGAATGCTGCTGGACCACAGAGCGGAAATTAATGTTGAATCGGATAGTAACAAGGATAGCCCATTGACGTTTGCATGTTGGAAGGGACACCAGGATGTTGTTGAATTGTTGTTAGAACGGAAGGCAAATATTGAACATCGTACAAAAGAAGGATTTACACCGCTGATGTTTGCTGCTTTAGGAGGACACAAGGAGGTAGCATTTTCTCTACTCAAACATGGAGCCTTGGTAcgtgtatgtgtgagtgtgtatttGTGACTATAGTGATATCAATAAACCCTGCACTTGGTGATTTTAGTTCTAACGTATTATTTCCTGATCTGCATACAGCATGTTCCATCATCTTTTTCCTCACCCTGACTTAACATGTTGAGGTCAAACAGATGTTATGCACTGTGTACAGAGAAGCTGTTAGCTCCAATGAGATAACAAATATGTGTTGATACTGTTTATAGTACTTGTTACCACTATGTTTCTTGGAAGAAACATTGTTTTTGGAAGCTTGTACTTGGGAGGTGACCAGAACAGAAAGGACATAGGTTGCAAGCTACTATCATTATAGTGTTTCAGTGAGTCTCAATGCAAACCTGGCAAGCACTGGGGCTCAGTAGATATCTAGATCATGTTTCATGTACACTTTGAGGAAATGTACCTTATTTTATAAGAGCCCTTGTGAAGTACATAAAGCAGTGATTTCTCGAATTCACCAAGGGGCTCTTACAAAAGCAAAATACATATCCTTGAAGCATGCATGAAGTATTCACTGAGCTCCATTGACAACCATGCATTGAGACTCGTGTGAAATACAACTGTATGGAATGGAAATATCCAATTGCAGCATGTAATGCAGAATACATGGCCTACATAACTCTTCTAGGAGAGGACAGTGGTTAGTTTGACCTCTCAAGATGTCTTTATTATGTGGGTCCCACTTTATATAGCACCTGGTTAAGCAGTCACTGTGTAACATCAAGCCTTTGAGTTGGATGACCATGTCTCAGTAAttttatgcttttgaaatttaTAGGATTGAGGGGCTAATTAATCTTTTATTACTGACTTGTGGCTGAGTTCTGTACTTATATAAAATTAACATTACTAAATACACAAAATATTGTAAATATCCTGTCAATGTTTTTATTAATTATACTGTTTCCTTGATTTTTTGCTGTCATTAAGATCATGGCTAGTTGATTTTTTGtttcctgtttttttttttaagttaaaATTAATATGGTTAGAACCTGATTACGAAAGGATTCTATTGGTCAGAATGCTATTTGTGTAGTAATCATCTTTCAGTAATAAGATCACCTTGTCTGAGTAGCCACGTCAAGTAGCCTCAACACGTAGCTAATTTAAGGTGTACTCCATTGCCTccttaataagaccaccttattatagcGACCATGTTAACCCAACTTACTTTACTGCcacattaataagaccacctcttttcTTAAGgccatttaaatttttttaaatccaaATTAACAGTGGCTGAGGTCTAGCAATACAATCACTTGGAAAGGTTCCACTATATATTACTGATGGCATGATGGTATacgtaatagttgtaacatgggcatgagggctttgcctgatatgtatgtccaactgcccgagggcagagggcatacatatcaggcgaagcccgaatgccccatgttacagctaatatgtaaaacatatcaggctgatagcctgtacagggtgatcaatcacccaagccaatacgagtgcagccactggatatattatatatgcatacctaaaattttcgattatgggtcagcagctagtatgttctggttacaTTCAGTTACGATGAACGGACATACCCTAGaaatatcatggagaatttcatTTACATgcgtttaatgttttaatcagtgctattgaattgtttatggaaaagtacggagttcactaaaggcctagataggtaagcttgcttgcaTCGTAATTatcaatccccacaatcgatctCGGcttcaacgtctatataatcactgcccagttgtagcccggctacatgtatgtagcccgggcggctcctatgatctgaggtgtgaaagcatTACTTGTATCCTTAGATATTACCTTGGAGTTTGAGTCGGTGTCTTATAGGGAGTGGAGCCATTTAAACTTAATTAGGAaccatgatgtatatagcacaGTATAGGATAACAGATATTGTGTATTTTGTGTAACAGAATACTTCTAGAATTGCGTTATACTTTATTTGTTGACTAGCAGCCAGCCAGTGATCAAGACATTGAGTTTATGGACATTTGAAGTAcctatgtgtgcgtgcgtgtgtccCTATGCATGTCTTTTCATTGGACATTATTGTTTCGTCCACTATCAGAGATAGAATGAAACCTCACTGATAGGGCCACATATGGTACCAAACAATATGGCCTCAGTCCtgattaatgaggtcatgaagtacactacAACTTAATTTTGTTACCTGCTTGACACTGACGGTCATCATGGTCTTGTTAACAGGGTATCCTAATATTGAGTGTTAACTGTATTACAATTTAATCCTTGTTTTTCCTATTTGATATTCTAGATGTTGTATTGGGTACATAATTATTACGGCCTCATTACACGAAGGATTTTTAGCCATGTGTACTATCATGATCATGACATGTGATATATTGCTATAGAAATTCCATGACATGGTTTGTCAGAACCCAGTTTATGTCATGACATAGAAATTGCTGCTAATTTGACTACACTTTCCTCTAACAAGGTATAATACAGTTAAATATTTGAAACAAAAGTCTCCCATAAATTTAGTTTGATACACCCCCTGTAAATGATTCACATTTGTACTGTTCATCTTATACTTTCATAAGGGCAATTGTGTTTCACTGTGGTTTTGTTGTGTAAACAATATCATGACACAAATGATATAagtccttgtttcccgtcataGTCAGACAAAAAATACCATACAGGCGGGCggctattatttattttattgattaaaattattatttaataTATATCAAGGGAGCCCATTCATTCCAAATTGCCTTTTCTCTTAAATTCAGGAGAACTAGATTCAAGGTTAGTTGTAATTTGAAAGATTTTACTAGATTCAAACCTCTAGAAGGTTAGATTTAAGTGTCGCAGTGTTTCCTTAGTAGCTAAAAAGGCATTATTTTACGTATAGAGCTCAGTGCTGGGTTTGCCATGCTTGTGGTGACATGAGCTAGCCTAGTTAGTACTGTACTTACTAGCCTGACTCTGTACCATCAACTTCAACAGTACTAGTATGAATTTTCCGAATGTACATATTAAGAATTTCTAAATATTTGCAACACGTTTGTAAAGCACAAAGCATAAAACGTGATCCTCTACGTCACTTCCCAACTTTTACCAGCGTGACTGGTGTATGTCTCAACCAAATtgccacacattttacatgcattTGAAATTTCGCATGATTGATGTtcacatgtatgcattgtgaGCTGATGTCACATCACACGTATGCATAAGCATTGCATGGATATCATAATTATAGCCAGCTGGTGTTCCATTAAATCCTATGGATTATACGTATACTGGATCAGATACGTATATTTTGTTATAGAATGTATACCCTTATAAAAAGTTGACTTTTGAGGTCACAATCTGCTCTTCTAAAGTTCTGGTAACAGAAATGCTACTGTTAATTTCCGTACATGACGTGGACTCAGATGTATACTCTTTCTTGGTTGACTCACGATCAGGTTTTGCCCTGCTGTTAAATTTTGGTTAAATGTTGGTAGTTGGTGACTCAATTCATTTAAATCCTCCTCACCAGTTGTAATATTGTATgttttaccaagagttaattaaCTCTTTTAATTTTACATTCCTACTAAATGTCATATCATCCACTCCGTTATGTATAGTAAGAGTGCCTGGAGCCTATACATTATTGAAAAGGAAATAACACATTATTGTGCTATGATAGGCAATTATAATAGAACTTTAATGTGGTCCACTTTCATGTTCCAAAATAATACTATGTAGACCAAATGGTTTCAACTCTGTCCCCAGAAGcagttagttttagttttaatcCTTTTGTAGTTTATATAGCTAATTACCCTTTCCTGTTGGCTAATTTCATGTTTATTATGTGCTGTTGTGTTACAAGATGTAGTGGTCACTATGGCAACCAGTTAACTAGTAGTGTTTCATGTTATGTCTTGTAGAGTGGTGACCTAAGATTTGTAGTCATCTCACAGTTTAACCTTTAAAAGTGCATAAACCACTAtaaaggcaaaaaaaaaaaggaagaaAACTAGCACATATGGAAATACATGATGTTTACGTAATGACTGTATTGGCTACAAAAGGATTACACCCTGTATATACTCACAAGTATTAATAGTAAAGCAATTAGTactgtttctctactttttttcATGGTCTTCTCGCCTGAAAATCTCTCCTTGATCAATCCAGTAGCTTATTTGTAGGCCCCGCTTGTGAAGATGATAACAAGGTGACTGATCTTGATTGTTTAGtgaaagcaagagttcataatatatatatatatttaggagagtatccaacgactgtattaccccttcaaaacacactgcataataattgtgcaacattgtgtaacatatctgaatattttagtataatttcagtaaactctaACACATGGCTTcgccatgaaagacttgttgataagcgttgatataccaaagggaagacctgcaagcacttcaaggcccttgtagctcttgaagcaagttagcacctttggtgatgatgactattgcGTAACATTATTACGCAGTGCATTTTGAAAGGGCAAtacagcgttggatactctcctaaatatatatattattatgtactcttggtgaaAGTGATGCTGTTTGAGCAGTGCCTAGATTGATAATAAACTTTCCACATGACTAAAATCTGCAGAGTTCTCACAAATCTCAAGGATTCCTTCCTTGAAGGAATGTCATAAGTGGTGAAACTTGTATACCAATTTGTTCTTTATGGTGTTAGCATTTGGAAAACCTGAATTGCAAGTCCGTGTGACCTTCAGTATACGATTTATCAATTGATGAATGTCAGTAACTACTATAGTGACTTACGTGGATACGGTGCAGGCATTTCGTAAAGGTTTAGGTTTAACTGGTTCAATAGGAATTTTAGGAATCGTGGAAGGTACTGATGGAAGGGAGGCCACCTGCACTTACAGCTAGTACTAGTGTACATTTAATTCCTGCTTCAGTCATATGTGTAGCTTTGCAGTTGTATAGCcataaatgaagtaggaatttaatatccactagtataggTGACtccccttgtttcattactttttcatttctataatccctattCAAGTTTCAAATTTCTGTTTGATTTATATGTTTTACCTTCAGGCAATCGGCTTCTTCCTTGCCCAGAGGAACACCTCACAAATGCTTATACACATAACATAAGTATGTAACTGAAACAACACATTTATTACGACAACATTCACTAATAAGCCCTTGTAAAAGACAATCTGCATGTCTCAATTTGCCCAATCATCAAAAATTTACTTATTTCCATTCATGTTTCTGCCCATTCTacagcattgcaaacaaagaGTAGTGaaagaagtacctctgcaatcgtTCCATTCTTTTGGGAGACATGGTGCAAATATTATAGTCAGCCATAAAGCATGAATTGACAGATTTTAGAAGGAAATGGAAGGACAAACCATAATGCACACATGTGGTGGGTGAAAAAGCACGTGTGGGGCTCAAGCAACTTCAAACGGTAGAAATCAAGCCCACATAGTGTTAACCATAGTCAAGCTGAATAATAATAGTCAATGTATTCTGCAGGTACTCATCCGAAGTACTTCATGCTGCTctaaacatactgtacatataaagTGAGACTTGTGTTTTTGGTTGATAGTTTTATGGCAGAAGACACAAACCCTATGTTATGTGTATGGAAAACATAGCACGAGGAAgatgtcgagaggctaatacagcacaaggccaAGCTGAGTACTGTATTTGCCTAAAGACATCCCCTCAAGTGCTACATTTTTTTGTATACACAAACATAGGTAGTACTTTAAgtgataattatattgtactccCTGGTATTCTTTCTCAGAGCAGTCATCTCGTGTGCCCAAACTGCTTCAATTTTCGGTGATCGGACtgtcagtaagtgtttatgtgatctatttctagtcatagaaccaactggtaggattagtctgACTAGTATTAGTGATTTACAACCCCACGTacatgatcaatcatgctgtctgaGTGGGGTTGTATTCGTAACATTCCTTACGTAGCTGTTCTACAaagctgtactgtatttgcctgAGGGTACAAGTggactgtatttgcccaattatcccataactgtactgtattttcacAATTATGTTAGTAATActttatgactcatacagtacagttatttAGCCATTTGgtactgtatggaaaatacagtatgcggtggcactttgatcctcccatgcaacgTACTATATCAGtgctacagtactgtatgataaacagCCTGTCAAATGCTGTAACTATAAGTAGTACTGTTTCTAGTTCTACTACACACAAGGACATAGCTTACTAGAATTCTGTACAGTATATTTCAAGGAGGTTTAGTCTCACTTATCAATAGTTTTTTTAATCTAGTTTACCAACTATGTAGGAGGTGATAATTATAGGAGACTAGGTCAAATACGTACCTTTAACATGTTTGATTTGGCCTTCTTTTCCCTTAGCCAATTTTAATCACTAAATTTCTGAGCTTTTCCTGACTTCTTATCAGTACTCTTGAACTAGTGAAACAGTAAGATGGTGTGTTGGAAAGGTCACCAACCATTTGTTATAAAGGTGGCACATACCATTTGCTTAATACACTTGTATATTTGTAGTCTATTGCTACATATCATGATAAGGTGGTTTTGTAGTTGTCAATAATTCCCTGCTTTATGTAACCACTACCTGTGTTAAAGAACAATTGTACTGTATTTCCTTGTATAAAGGCCCGGGCTTTTATTTCCTTACCAGCATTTTTGACTCGGCCTGTAAGTGAATTAGGGCCTTTGTTTGAGACCGGGGATTTATTTTGGATTGGTCTGACCGCCGCCCAGCATTTAATTGGTGGTAGAATGGGATTACTGTAATGGTAGGCGTAGAAAACAGTGATACAGCGTGTTGACCATGTAGTCAAGACTTTAAAAGGTTGGAAAATAGTTGTATCATACATATCTGCGTGCACGTGGACTTGCGCGGACTACTCACATGATTACTCGTAGTGCCTTCATTCCTCAAAAGGCTCTAAACTCAAGTATGAAGAAACAGCAGCAACAAGGGAAACAAATGAAGCCATTAACAGTAGACTCAAGTAATAGCCCGGGcctctatttgagaccaggAAAACAGCGAACCTTTGTATTGAATCCTCAACAGGGTTGGTTCTCAATTATAAGAGTTTAATGTGTCTGATTTTTAATTGGTTCGTCTTCGGTAATCAATTAGTGATGTTgttatgtgtgaaaatttttttAAGTGAAACAAAGAAAAAGAGGAGAGCAATGGCAAACTGTAGAACCTCCAGTTTAGTGTGTCGGCATTATGTTAGTGTTCCCATCTGTACCAATACCAGTGAAGTCTGCCTTGTACCAGCCAGAAACTTTGTTTTGATTCCACAGATATAAATAAGGTAATGTGATATTAACTCCATCTGGAGGTTTTTATCTTAGGTTAGTAACCTCATTACACCTCCAGACTTCAAAGGAAATTAtgtgtttacttttttataaaCTTTGTAGCTCAAAGCACTCTATAGTATCAAAGCAGCAAGTTACAACTCCAGGTAGCTACCTCTGTGTGGCAGTGTAATTTATTCCTGTACTTGTGTGGGTGGGTTATTGAACAATTAGAATTTCTTGGAATTTGTGGGAAATTCTTTGGTGTGTTGCATCCTGTGTTGTTACCATGACGATCATGTGACTGTCAAACCACCAGTTGTATCCTGTTATTACATGGTGTGTACCATTATgattgtgtgtgcgtgcgtgcgtgcgtgcgtgcgtgcgtgcgtgcgtgcgtgcgtgcgtgcgtgtgtgtttgtgtatgtgtgtgtctgcgtgcatgtgtgtgatgCACACTGTGGCTATTGAAATTTCGCTGTTTGGTTACTGCACAAATGTAGTTGGACAGTGATATTCAAGGGCAGAAAGTATGGGGGGGCTTGTAGAGAAGTGGCATTGATGGCTGTTACATAGATGTGATCTCTGTGACTTTATTTATTGCACTTTGAAGGACGTTCATAACTGTATTGTTGGtctgtcaccttgtagatacttgcagtacatgcatatgtacacacacacacacacacacacacacacacacacacacacacacacacacacacacacacgcacacacacacgcatagtTGTTCCAAGCTTAAAACTGAAGTAATCATTTTCAGAATATCCATATTTGTGTATGTGAGTAGTACTGCATGCAGTTCAGCTAATATGTGTACTTAACAATCAGATATCTAAGGCTTCTTATCTTTTGGATCTCCTTTGAAAAGTAATTCTTCATCTTTTCTGGACACTCAGAACACTGGTATAAAATACACTTAACCTTAAGGCCACAACCTACATAAACCTTTTTTGATGTagtcatttgtagtgctgtgtgatAATCGTGAATAATCAATTATTGTGAAAAGTCATTATCGTTATTGCAAAAAAATTTCATTTTCTCATTATCGTGATAGTAGGACATTTCCAGATACTTCTGTAAATTACATGTGGCCAACCTGAAATGAGAAAATTTACAATTCCAGGTATAATTCTAACTaatacttttaatttttttgtcaaGATACTGGTTTCCAGATATAGCTATAAAACAAACACAACATTACTGCGTAATGAGTGACACAGTGATAATTTAATGGAGACATTTACTGTATCTAATTATagcatgtacaagttgagctggttCCTGAATAATTAAAAGTTGATAGGGTAAACATTTCGGCCAACCAGATGATAACATAggtggctccattacaagttcaggaaagacactgcattttatggcttcctcataggaaatgtatggtgaaaattttgattggccataatatttatgtcagacatttgaacagaaatattttagtgggtcaagtagtactacaagtgtgccaaatttcaagattgtgtgtaattccaTCCGTGAGTtgttgaggatccagctcaacgcttACATACTACAGTATTTGTAGTTAAGTATCATGGTAATTGTGATAATAAGGTACATTATCGCAATATTATAATTTTCATTATCGCACACCCCTAGTCATTTGTACTGTGTATAGTACTGTGTAGCCAGACATTGTTTTTTTCCTTTTTGTGTTCAGGCAGGGTAAAGGGTTTGTTATTGACTGTTGTTTCAGTCTGAGTCATCGGTATCTGGGATGCTGAATTGGCTACAAGGCTAACATAACAAAGTGCATATAACACGAGGTCTCAGGCTTGCAGATCATAGCTTCATTTGTATGACATAAATAGCACCTGTTGTACTAGTGCCTATAACTAATCATGGTGGATGCTCTGAATGAAGCAGTTATCAAAGTTGACCAAAGGGGAGAGAAAAAAGAATGCTGGTCATGCTAGACTAACATGTATCATGTTGTGTTTATTATGCTATATGAGCTGTCACTACACTTGTACAGGTGAACACTCCCAGTGGTAGTAACAATGATATACCATTGACGTCAGCTTGTTGGAAGGGACACTGTAGTGTAGTGAAGTTGTTACTGGAACATCAGTCTAATATTGAGCATCGTACCAAGGATGGGTGTACACCATTGATGTTAGCAGcaaggtatgtgtgtgtgtgtgtctgtctgtctgtctgtcttaCCTCAAGGGTAGTTTTGTGTTTGTAATAATGATGGATTGTCAGGAATATTGGACAACTGTACTTAGTGttaagaaattttgtacattttgCAAAGGGGTTGGTCACACATCATCAAAAATGTCGTGATCTCAAAACACATCATGTATT
This region includes:
- the LOC136268033 gene encoding large ribosomal subunit protein mL37-like codes for the protein MLTRMEQSLKLARNYCAVQEEVSYVYHRYIKTLYADKQAYLLTKTQRVENRPPSVERLLESIDAQDMVAPFEKAVLEAKGFEAQGEFVITRIGKRKKRKTPPQYRFALMQNFLRVVSCAYSKQYPHLSELFIGDKPFITSTWERYGSKVTVHGKQASFLMSKKPLSRIFDHSTVEESAKVQLESMHPNPPFFDLAETEEALPQTYLSGFTGSPPFPHLHTMVLVDLYSWPAEQIIQKALLYLFTHLVTDLTERQGKRFGDILETPVPAQAIIACGKRFHFIWYQLNTLDLENDDGIKNLVYIDSPGWMYKKILSDKKTDTKSLTNMKEKPVKLFMAQLFAKPE